From a single Lewinella sp. LCG006 genomic region:
- a CDS encoding SulP family inorganic anion transporter, producing the protein MRWRKYFPLAEQLKDYSKNRFRFDLIAGLTVCIMLVPQGMAYALLAGMPPIYGLYAGVVPLLIYGLMSSTRQVSIGPVAVSALLVLAGVSQIAEPGSAEYIELVILAGLLIGIAQFTMGLFRLGFLVNLLSNPVIMGFTSAAAIIIGVSQLKYLFGIKVPRFEQLYETVYYVFSHLPETHWLSFAICSGAIVVMLVLKKWAPMIPGALLVTIIGILLSTFLHLEDQGLVIVGNIPAGFPAFQLPEVAWSKVQLLGPTILTVTIMSVVETISIGKAIEMKNRQSGLRPNQELFALGASKILGGLFQALPSSASFTRSAVNNDSGATSGLASVIAAVATSLVLVFFTPLFYYLPEAILAAIVLVAIRGLFEIQGIARLWNIDRRDFYMAVITFLATIGLGIAEGVFTGVALSLLSVLFQSSRPHIAVLGQLPNSDYFRNVKRYPEAIQHEGMLIIRFDASLFFLNAAYFKDQIQKRVNNYAGKLEVLILDTSSIINVDSSGLSALRELHQWCTDHNIELYLAGTMGPVRDSLARADLRSLIGPDHFFLHPIDAVEFVQKD; encoded by the coding sequence ATGCGTTGGCGAAAATACTTCCCTCTGGCGGAACAACTCAAAGATTACAGCAAAAATCGCTTTCGCTTCGATCTTATTGCCGGACTTACCGTATGCATTATGCTGGTGCCACAGGGTATGGCTTATGCGTTATTGGCTGGTATGCCGCCGATTTATGGCCTCTACGCTGGCGTGGTTCCTTTGCTTATTTATGGCTTGATGAGTTCTACCCGGCAGGTGTCTATTGGCCCGGTTGCGGTATCGGCTTTACTGGTGTTGGCGGGCGTCAGCCAAATAGCAGAACCTGGTAGTGCTGAATATATCGAACTGGTTATTCTCGCAGGATTGCTGATTGGTATTGCCCAGTTTACGATGGGGCTATTCCGGCTCGGCTTTTTGGTCAACCTCCTTTCCAATCCGGTGATCATGGGTTTCACTTCGGCCGCAGCCATCATCATTGGTGTGAGCCAGCTAAAGTACCTTTTTGGCATCAAAGTCCCCCGCTTTGAGCAACTTTACGAAACCGTTTATTACGTTTTTTCCCACCTCCCGGAGACGCATTGGCTCAGTTTTGCCATCTGTAGCGGTGCCATTGTAGTCATGTTGGTGCTCAAAAAGTGGGCGCCTATGATCCCTGGTGCTTTGTTAGTCACCATTATTGGTATTCTGCTCTCTACTTTTTTACATCTTGAAGATCAGGGGCTCGTCATTGTCGGCAATATTCCGGCGGGTTTTCCTGCCTTCCAACTACCTGAAGTTGCCTGGAGTAAGGTACAATTGCTCGGTCCTACCATCCTCACGGTCACGATCATGAGTGTGGTCGAGACCATCAGCATCGGTAAGGCAATTGAAATGAAAAACAGGCAATCGGGCCTCCGCCCCAACCAGGAGCTTTTTGCCTTGGGAGCTTCCAAAATATTGGGGGGACTGTTTCAGGCCCTCCCCTCCTCGGCCAGCTTCACCCGGTCAGCGGTCAACAACGATAGTGGAGCTACCAGCGGGTTGGCCTCCGTTATCGCCGCTGTGGCCACCAGCCTGGTGTTGGTCTTCTTCACACCACTATTCTATTACCTCCCCGAGGCCATCCTAGCGGCTATCGTCTTGGTTGCCATCAGAGGCTTGTTCGAAATCCAGGGGATTGCCCGCTTGTGGAACATTGATCGTCGCGATTTTTACATGGCTGTCATTACCTTCCTGGCCACCATTGGCTTGGGCATTGCTGAGGGGGTATTCACCGGAGTGGCTTTATCATTGCTATCGGTGCTTTTCCAATCGTCGCGCCCCCACATTGCGGTGCTGGGCCAGTTGCCCAATAGCGATTATTTCCGCAACGTCAAGCGCTACCCCGAGGCCATCCAGCACGAGGGCATGCTCATCATTCGCTTCGATGCCTCCTTGTTTTTCCTCAATGCCGCCTACTTTAAAGATCAAATTCAGAAAAGAGTAAACAACTATGCTGGCAAACTCGAAGTCTTGATCCTCGACACCTCCAGCATTATCAATGTCGATTCCAGTGGCCTCAGTGCCTTACGCGAACTTCACCAATGGTGTACCGATCACAACATTGAACTCTACCTGGCGGGAACCATGGGCCCCGTTCGTGATAGTCTGGCCCGCGCCGATTTACGATCATTAATTGGGCCCGATCATTTCTTTTTGCACCCCATTGATGCCGTGGAATTCGTACAAAAAGATTAA
- a CDS encoding aminoglycoside phosphotransferase family protein — protein sequence METPASEVVIDETLVRTLLEKQHPDLAHLELRYLTEGWDNKVYHLGEDYLVRLPRRQQALAYLLREQEWLPILAPTLPIPTPAPLRLGKEQDGYPWPWSITPWFPGQAAAEALPYGTEAPRLAQFLKALHRPAPDNAPFNPHRGYPLHHKADLTEARLQRFLAAGLLSENILSVWSAALSAPAHQGPKCLLHGDLHPKNIIVHQGKFSAIIDWGDMTAGDPATDLASFWMLFGDPKARREGLAVYAPNPALLARARGWAVFFGAILLDIGLGGDPVFEQVGRFTLQNLADDENLQAAIYS from the coding sequence ATGGAAACACCCGCCTCAGAAGTGGTAATCGACGAAACGCTGGTTCGTACCCTGCTGGAAAAACAGCATCCGGACCTTGCTCACCTGGAGCTCCGCTACCTTACCGAAGGTTGGGACAATAAGGTCTACCACCTGGGAGAGGATTACCTCGTGCGGCTGCCTCGGCGCCAACAGGCCCTTGCCTATCTGCTGCGTGAACAGGAGTGGTTGCCGATCCTTGCGCCCACCTTGCCTATTCCCACGCCTGCTCCACTGCGGTTGGGAAAGGAACAAGACGGATACCCCTGGCCCTGGAGCATTACTCCCTGGTTTCCTGGCCAGGCGGCAGCCGAGGCACTACCGTACGGGACCGAAGCCCCCCGCCTTGCTCAATTTCTCAAGGCACTCCATAGGCCCGCGCCAGACAACGCACCGTTCAACCCTCATCGCGGCTACCCTCTCCACCACAAAGCCGATCTTACCGAGGCACGTCTTCAACGGTTTCTCGCTGCCGGGCTCCTTTCCGAAAACATCCTAAGCGTTTGGTCGGCAGCCCTTTCTGCACCAGCCCACCAGGGGCCAAAGTGCCTCCTTCATGGCGACCTCCACCCCAAGAATATTATTGTCCACCAAGGCAAATTCTCGGCCATTATCGATTGGGGCGACATGACCGCTGGCGATCCGGCTACCGACCTGGCCAGTTTCTGGATGCTGTTTGGCGATCCAAAAGCACGTCGGGAAGGGCTTGCCGTTTACGCTCCCAATCCGGCACTCTTGGCGCGCGCCAGGGGTTGGGCCGTCTTTTTTGGTGCCATCTTGTTGGATATCGGCTTGGGTGGCGACCCAGTTTTTGAGCAGGTCGGGCGGTTTACTTTACAAAATCTCGCGGACGACGAAAACTTACAGGCTGCTATCTATTCATAA
- a CDS encoding S41 family peptidase, giving the protein MLKLNITVVYVFLLCFLFSACGFQHKSNASRDSKSDTLGSTEQQMDSSLEHGSEIDAKESKLSIAQVLTENNHLPVEERVALYRRLKEEHPNDYNFGNEDEMTMYGYSLLWNELTEEAIAIFALIVEQFPNSSNPYDSLGEAYMVNGNKELAIANYEKSLKLNPENFNAEDQIERMKFPEKALEKPTEKFAKVFTAKAYKEDLDQLGQKILEVHPNALKFISKAEFLKTIEEKKALITDQTTYGEFTWHCSEIIASINCSHSSMGRFNQESEMLPLSLRFPLQVRWVDEKLFVIDPLNNEAKIAIKDEILSINGLAVSALIADIYQHISSQGYVETTKKHAFNTWATGMIPYALGFPTSYELVIKGKDAPVVLNKAERFKNLYRDPSIKSCGDELCLEIRKESNIAIMTIASFNYYPWGNLDVFVDFIDRSFKEISEEGITNLIIDVRFNGGGSSESSIHLLKYLSDRPFTYYSLAEYEGKEGPVEGEQVQLPQKPGFAGKCYFIIDGNGNSTTGHFMSIVKALKLGTIVGEELGSNQFCSAGQKICRLPNTRLEYYLANNTHVTTATMLPVERGILPDHYVTQGIDDYLNNVDTVKEFTIRLIQGER; this is encoded by the coding sequence ATGTTGAAATTGAATATTACTGTTGTTTATGTATTCCTCTTGTGCTTTCTCTTCTCCGCCTGTGGCTTTCAACACAAATCGAACGCGTCAAGAGATTCGAAGAGTGATACCCTGGGAAGCACCGAACAACAAATGGATTCCTCGTTAGAGCATGGATCAGAAATTGATGCTAAAGAAAGTAAATTGTCCATCGCGCAAGTGCTTACCGAGAACAATCACCTACCCGTAGAGGAAAGAGTGGCGCTTTACCGTCGCTTGAAAGAAGAACATCCCAATGATTATAATTTCGGCAATGAAGATGAAATGACCATGTATGGCTACTCCTTGCTATGGAACGAATTGACGGAAGAAGCCATCGCTATTTTCGCCTTAATCGTTGAGCAATTCCCAAATTCTTCGAATCCCTACGATAGCTTAGGCGAAGCTTACATGGTGAATGGCAACAAGGAATTGGCCATCGCCAATTATGAAAAATCGCTCAAACTCAATCCCGAAAACTTCAATGCTGAGGACCAGATTGAGCGAATGAAATTCCCGGAAAAAGCCCTTGAAAAGCCAACGGAAAAGTTTGCTAAAGTTTTTACCGCAAAGGCCTATAAAGAAGACTTGGATCAACTGGGGCAAAAGATCCTGGAGGTTCACCCCAATGCCCTCAAATTCATTTCTAAAGCTGAATTCTTAAAAACCATTGAAGAAAAAAAAGCCCTGATTACCGACCAGACTACCTACGGCGAATTCACTTGGCACTGTAGCGAAATAATTGCCAGTATCAACTGCTCGCACTCCTCTATGGGGCGCTTTAATCAGGAAAGTGAAATGCTGCCCTTGTCGTTAAGATTTCCACTTCAGGTTCGCTGGGTAGACGAAAAATTATTCGTTATTGATCCCCTTAACAACGAAGCCAAGATAGCCATCAAAGACGAGATTTTGAGCATCAATGGCCTTGCCGTGTCAGCACTCATTGCCGATATCTATCAGCACATTTCCTCCCAGGGATATGTAGAAACCACCAAAAAGCATGCTTTTAATACCTGGGCTACCGGGATGATTCCTTATGCACTGGGCTTTCCCACAAGCTATGAGCTTGTCATAAAAGGCAAAGATGCTCCGGTAGTATTGAATAAGGCTGAACGCTTTAAGAACCTCTACCGCGACCCCTCCATCAAATCTTGTGGCGATGAATTATGCCTGGAAATACGGAAAGAAAGTAACATCGCTATTATGACCATTGCTTCCTTCAACTACTACCCATGGGGTAATCTCGACGTATTTGTGGATTTCATCGATCGTAGTTTTAAGGAAATAAGCGAGGAAGGGATCACCAACCTGATCATTGATGTTCGTTTTAACGGAGGAGGTTCTTCCGAATCAAGTATTCACTTGCTCAAATACCTTTCAGATCGTCCCTTTACCTATTATTCTTTAGCAGAATACGAAGGAAAAGAAGGGCCTGTTGAAGGCGAGCAAGTACAGCTTCCTCAGAAGCCTGGTTTTGCGGGGAAATGCTATTTCATCATAGATGGCAACGGCAATTCTACCACGGGCCATTTCATGTCAATAGTAAAAGCACTTAAGCTTGGGACCATTGTCGGGGAAGAACTGGGCTCCAATCAGTTTTGTTCAGCAGGACAGAAAATCTGTAGACTTCCGAACACCAGGCTGGAATATTATCTAGCCAATAATACACACGTTACCACGGCCACCATGCTTCCCGTAGAAAGAGGGATTTTGCCTGACCATTATGTGACCCAGGGTATCGATGATTATTTAAACAATGTTGATACGGTAAAGGAATTCACCATTCGGCTTATACAAGGTGAGCGGTGA
- a CDS encoding NAD(P)-dependent alcohol dehydrogenase has product MKTIAIGAQGGLEHLQIKEQKDPQPAAGEVLVRWHATSLNYHDYLVGVGGIPVPEGRVPMSDGAGEVTAVGEDVTAWKVGDKVMSLFFPNWLDGRPTPGKTTAISGETVDGFLTEMSCVSAHSLTHIPAGFSYAEAATLPCAALTAWRALVVEGQLKMGDKVLIEGTGGMSIFALQLALTAGAEVYATTSSPEKAERLKSMGVKEVVNYREDECWGRAIYKLSGGGVDHVLDVGGGSTMQQSIEAAAMGGHIASIGILGNGRKGEITFPKLFFKHLRMTGLAVGSRSMQEDMIRAIELSNWRPVIDSSFGFTELADAFRYQESGAHFGKIVLEY; this is encoded by the coding sequence CGGCTGGTGAAGTGCTGGTGCGTTGGCACGCCACTTCTTTGAATTACCATGATTACCTCGTTGGCGTTGGGGGGATTCCCGTGCCCGAAGGACGCGTACCCATGTCGGATGGCGCGGGAGAGGTAACTGCCGTAGGAGAGGACGTGACCGCTTGGAAAGTGGGCGACAAAGTGATGTCGCTGTTCTTCCCTAATTGGTTGGACGGTAGACCAACGCCAGGCAAAACAACTGCTATTTCTGGCGAGACGGTAGATGGTTTTTTGACTGAAATGTCTTGCGTATCGGCCCACTCGCTGACCCACATACCTGCTGGATTTTCCTACGCGGAAGCAGCTACCTTACCCTGTGCCGCTCTTACTGCTTGGCGGGCACTGGTCGTAGAAGGACAGCTAAAGATGGGCGATAAAGTTTTGATTGAAGGGACTGGCGGGATGTCGATTTTTGCCCTGCAACTGGCCCTGACTGCCGGTGCGGAAGTTTATGCGACGACCTCCTCTCCCGAAAAGGCCGAACGATTGAAAAGTATGGGGGTAAAAGAAGTAGTGAACTACCGGGAAGACGAATGCTGGGGGCGAGCCATCTACAAACTAAGTGGAGGTGGGGTAGACCACGTATTGGATGTCGGGGGTGGTTCCACCATGCAGCAATCCATTGAGGCAGCAGCCATGGGCGGGCATATTGCCTCCATTGGTATCTTGGGTAATGGTCGCAAAGGGGAGATCACTTTCCCCAAGCTCTTTTTCAAGCACTTGCGGATGACGGGCCTCGCCGTGGGTAGCCGTTCGATGCAAGAAGACATGATCCGCGCCATTGAATTATCAAATTGGAGACCAGTGATCGATAGTAGTTTTGGATTTACGGAATTGGCAGATGCTTTTCGTTATCAGGAAAGTGGTGCGCACTTTGGGAAGATTGTACTGGAGTATTGA